A window from Corynebacterium urogenitale encodes these proteins:
- the hemE gene encoding uroporphyrinogen decarboxylase, translating into MTSAEFRLDPEAYFPTNFDAAAARRRAATDAPLLAAVRGEKPSRRPIWMMRQAGRSLPEYRSLRSNVAMLDACFDAELVAEITMQPVRRHDADAAILFSDIVVPLKAAGVDLDIVPGRGPVVANPVQTMEAVKALPTMERDQLTSIVEGIGGILSQLREDQVLIGFAGAPFTVASYLVEGGPSKNHEVTKSLMYSQPDVWHALMRQLTPTIICFLQTQIEAGVDAIQLFDSWAGYLTARDYREFVAPYSAEIFRVIKEYGIPMIHFGVGTGELLGDMAIVGPDVVGVDWRVPLDSAAARVKASLEHAHPTAAPAEQIKSLQGNLDPAVLFAGDDVVAQHIKRICAEADRAIERGQARGHIFNLGHGVLPTTDPDAITRAFEEVHKS; encoded by the coding sequence ATGACCTCAGCAGAGTTTCGCCTCGATCCCGAAGCCTATTTTCCGACCAATTTCGACGCCGCTGCAGCTCGCCGACGCGCCGCCACCGATGCCCCGCTTCTCGCTGCTGTGCGTGGCGAGAAGCCATCCCGCCGTCCCATCTGGATGATGCGCCAAGCTGGGCGTTCTTTGCCGGAATACCGATCCCTGCGCTCCAATGTCGCGATGCTCGACGCCTGCTTCGACGCGGAACTTGTCGCAGAAATCACCATGCAACCTGTGAGGCGGCACGACGCAGATGCTGCCATTTTGTTTAGCGATATTGTGGTGCCGCTGAAGGCTGCTGGCGTCGATCTCGACATTGTCCCGGGCCGTGGGCCGGTCGTTGCCAACCCCGTGCAGACCATGGAAGCGGTTAAAGCGTTGCCGACAATGGAACGTGATCAGCTGACATCCATCGTCGAAGGTATCGGCGGAATCCTCAGTCAATTGCGTGAGGATCAAGTACTCATCGGTTTCGCCGGAGCACCATTTACGGTCGCGTCCTACCTCGTCGAGGGCGGTCCCTCGAAGAATCATGAGGTCACCAAATCGCTCATGTACTCGCAGCCAGATGTCTGGCACGCGCTCATGCGCCAACTGACGCCGACCATCATCTGTTTCCTGCAAACCCAGATTGAGGCAGGCGTGGATGCCATTCAGCTCTTCGATTCCTGGGCTGGATACCTCACTGCCCGCGACTACAGGGAGTTCGTGGCGCCTTACTCTGCGGAGATCTTCAGAGTCATCAAGGAATACGGTATTCCGATGATCCATTTTGGTGTGGGAACTGGCGAGCTCTTGGGGGACATGGCGATTGTCGGCCCCGATGTCGTCGGCGTTGATTGGAGAGTGCCATTGGACTCTGCTGCAGCGCGAGTGAAGGCATCCTTGGAGCACGCACATCCAACAGCCGCGCCAGCCGAACAAATTAAGTCATTGCAGGGCAACCTCGATCCCGCCGTGCTCTTCGCGGGTGATGACGTGGTCGCGCAACATATCAAGCGCATCTGTGCGGAAGCAGACCGGGCCATTGAACGCGGTCAGGCTCGCGGACACATATTTAACCTTGGACACGGTGTTCTTCCCACCACTGACCCAGATGCGATTACTCGAGCATTCGAGGAGGTTCATAAATCATGA
- a CDS encoding DUF3000 domain-containing protein has protein sequence MVSQETEQNREVPEYFDEAVRSMSEAQVRDGISVGDIRPPRNLAPLSHAIGLEVLHPELDEESGAVPEFSTDNGGDAFGRLILLHDPHSDEGWDGAKMRMVAYIQADMDASVASDPLLPEVAWDWLTEELNSPTSPYTNLGGTVTSTASVRYGEIGGPPRAFQIEMRASWTATGSDLSGHVQAFARVLAHVAGLPPEGVSMIGLNSRTQSTGS, from the coding sequence ATTGTGAGCCAAGAGACTGAGCAGAACCGAGAAGTTCCCGAGTACTTCGACGAGGCCGTGCGCTCCATGTCGGAAGCGCAGGTCCGCGATGGAATCAGCGTGGGAGACATTCGTCCTCCACGTAACCTCGCACCGCTGAGCCACGCCATCGGACTGGAAGTGCTGCACCCCGAGCTGGATGAGGAAAGCGGTGCCGTTCCAGAATTCTCCACGGATAACGGCGGCGACGCTTTCGGTCGTCTTATCCTCCTCCACGACCCTCACAGTGATGAAGGCTGGGACGGAGCGAAGATGCGCATGGTTGCCTACATTCAGGCAGACATGGATGCCTCTGTCGCCTCCGATCCACTCCTACCCGAGGTCGCATGGGACTGGCTGACCGAGGAACTCAACTCCCCTACTAGCCCGTACACAAACCTTGGTGGCACTGTCACCTCCACCGCGTCCGTCCGCTACGGCGAAATAGGCGGTCCTCCCCGCGCCTTTCAAATCGAAATGCGTGCTTCTTGGACCGCTACGGGGTCCGACCTCTCCGGACATGTTCAAGCTTTTGCTCGGGTCCTGGCACATGTTGCGGGCCTTCCACCCGAGGGCGTGAGCATGATCGGGCTTAACTCTCGAACCCAATCCACGGGCTCCTAG
- a CDS encoding ribonuclease D gives MLTHITTPRDGLPSLLDSARAISLAAEQIASGQGPIAVDTERAGDFRYDDRAYLVQLRRQGAGTFLVDPTVSEEANSALGEVLNSAAWVLHASHTDLPCLASLGWSPTVLYDTQIAGRLLGMGQPGLSPMLEEFFHISIDKDKGREDWSARPLSRSLLTYAALDVEFLLELHEVTLQQLRELHREEWYDQDCAAIRQSARPLPTPEWTTMKGIGTLRSPPSMAIARALWTERNHFALQRNRSPERILKRRDILHVAQQPSRALTELRDVRMPPALRKRSLPAVREALSLSDAHLPQPTPRNFGGIPDHKLWPTEFPRAFAAVEMLSEATETLAQDLSLTPQAIATMKQLRHAAWKLSQITPDDSADPIASYEDVFGHSLESRGARQWQIELLSSASLGRIIDRLA, from the coding sequence GTGCTCACCCACATCACTACTCCGCGCGACGGACTCCCCTCCCTATTGGACTCCGCTCGCGCGATTTCTTTGGCAGCTGAACAAATCGCCTCGGGACAAGGCCCTATTGCCGTCGACACCGAACGCGCCGGCGACTTTCGATACGATGACCGCGCATACCTCGTCCAGCTCAGACGGCAAGGCGCAGGGACGTTCTTGGTTGACCCTACCGTCTCGGAGGAGGCCAATAGCGCACTCGGCGAAGTACTGAACTCCGCAGCTTGGGTGCTCCACGCTTCGCACACCGATCTCCCCTGCCTCGCTTCCCTCGGATGGAGCCCAACGGTCTTGTACGACACCCAGATCGCTGGCCGTCTCCTGGGAATGGGGCAACCCGGCTTGAGCCCAATGTTGGAAGAGTTTTTCCATATCAGCATCGACAAAGATAAGGGGCGCGAGGACTGGTCTGCCCGGCCCCTGTCACGTTCGCTGCTCACCTACGCGGCTCTAGATGTTGAATTCCTCCTGGAATTGCACGAAGTAACCCTGCAGCAACTGCGAGAACTCCACCGCGAGGAATGGTATGACCAAGATTGCGCGGCGATTCGGCAGAGCGCGCGGCCGCTGCCGACACCCGAATGGACCACGATGAAGGGAATAGGAACACTGCGCTCACCGCCGAGTATGGCCATCGCCCGCGCACTGTGGACTGAGCGGAACCACTTCGCTCTCCAAAGGAACCGTTCTCCGGAGCGCATACTCAAACGCCGCGACATCCTCCACGTAGCCCAACAGCCTTCACGGGCGCTGACGGAGTTACGTGACGTCCGTATGCCGCCGGCACTGCGTAAGCGATCACTGCCTGCCGTTCGCGAGGCCTTGTCCCTGTCCGACGCCCACCTCCCCCAGCCTACACCCCGCAACTTCGGTGGCATACCTGATCACAAATTGTGGCCTACCGAATTCCCTCGGGCTTTCGCGGCCGTGGAAATGCTCAGCGAGGCCACAGAGACCCTGGCACAGGATTTGAGTCTCACTCCACAAGCCATTGCAACGATGAAGCAGCTGCGACACGCAGCGTGGAAGCTATCTCAGATCACGCCCGATGATTCCGCGGATCCGATCGCCTCCTACGAAGACGTGTTCGGACACTCCCTAGAATCCAGAGGAGCACGCCAATGGCAGATTGAGCTGCTCTCCTCCGCCTCACTAGGACGAATTATCGATAGGCTCGCCTAG
- the dxs gene encoding 1-deoxy-D-xylulose-5-phosphate synthase — translation MGILEKISSPADLKGLDEAQLEQLAGEIREFLIHKVSATGGHLGPNLGVVELTMAMHRVFDSPTDPLIFDTGHQSYVHKILTGRRDLFDTLRQKDGLSGYPERAESPHDWTESSHASASLSYVDGLSKAFELSGQTHRHVVALVGDGALTGGMCWEALNNIAASKKRKVTIVVNDNGRSYSPTIGGFAENLAALRLQPAYDKVMDSGKNALGRMGWVGDRVFQVVHGLKEGVKHTVIPHEMFSDLGIKYIGPVDGHDLHQVENALRYAKDYGGPVIVHTMTQKGKGFSPAENDEADQMHATGVINPVTGEPLSASKPGWTKVFSQQLIELAKQRDDIVAITAAMAGPTGLADFAEVFPDRTYDVGIAEQHAMTSAAGLALGGLHPVVAIYSTFLNRAFDQLLMDVALLKLGVTVVLDRAGITGPDGASHNGMWDLSLAGIVPGIHVAAPRDAQRLREALDRSVAISDGPTVVRFPKGSVPNNVEAVRQEQDFDVLFESGATDNVEQAPQRIVIVNYGSLVAQSLAAAEELKSRGYAVTVVDPQWVLPVSESLLAELAPADLIITVEDNGIHGGAGSALQIALNKAESSVPVRNIGVPQEFIAHAERNEVLEQLGLDKESVITRVTHWAENL, via the coding sequence ATGGGCATCCTCGAAAAGATTTCTTCGCCAGCTGACCTCAAAGGCCTTGATGAGGCACAGCTTGAACAGCTAGCGGGTGAGATTCGCGAGTTTTTGATCCACAAGGTTTCAGCCACTGGCGGCCATTTGGGTCCGAACTTGGGTGTGGTGGAGCTGACTATGGCGATGCATCGCGTTTTCGATTCGCCCACTGATCCGCTCATCTTCGATACGGGTCACCAGTCCTACGTGCACAAGATTCTGACTGGCCGCCGTGACCTGTTTGATACCCTGCGTCAGAAGGATGGACTGTCTGGCTATCCCGAGCGTGCGGAATCGCCTCACGACTGGACCGAGTCTTCTCACGCCTCCGCCTCTTTGTCCTATGTCGATGGCCTGTCGAAGGCCTTCGAACTCAGTGGTCAGACACATCGACACGTTGTGGCTCTCGTCGGAGACGGGGCGCTGACCGGTGGCATGTGTTGGGAAGCGCTCAATAACATCGCGGCTTCGAAGAAGCGCAAGGTGACGATTGTCGTCAACGATAACGGCCGCTCTTATTCGCCGACCATCGGCGGATTTGCGGAGAACCTGGCCGCATTGCGCCTGCAACCGGCGTATGACAAAGTCATGGATTCTGGCAAGAATGCCTTGGGCCGTATGGGGTGGGTCGGAGACCGCGTCTTCCAGGTCGTTCATGGACTCAAGGAAGGCGTGAAACACACCGTCATTCCTCATGAGATGTTTTCCGACTTAGGAATTAAGTACATCGGCCCCGTTGATGGACACGACCTTCACCAGGTGGAAAACGCGTTGCGTTATGCCAAAGATTACGGCGGGCCAGTGATCGTCCACACCATGACCCAGAAGGGCAAGGGCTTCTCCCCAGCGGAGAACGACGAGGCCGATCAGATGCATGCGACAGGTGTCATCAACCCAGTGACTGGGGAACCATTGTCGGCATCCAAACCCGGGTGGACCAAGGTGTTTTCTCAGCAGCTCATCGAGCTAGCGAAACAGCGCGATGACATCGTGGCGATTACCGCGGCAATGGCGGGACCGACCGGCTTGGCCGATTTCGCCGAAGTCTTCCCAGACCGTACATATGATGTCGGGATCGCTGAACAGCATGCCATGACATCTGCCGCTGGCCTCGCCCTCGGGGGTTTGCACCCTGTCGTCGCGATATACTCCACCTTCCTCAACCGCGCTTTCGATCAGTTGTTGATGGATGTGGCTCTGCTGAAGCTCGGAGTCACAGTGGTCCTCGATCGCGCAGGTATCACGGGTCCGGACGGGGCATCGCACAATGGCATGTGGGACTTGTCCTTGGCGGGAATCGTCCCTGGGATTCACGTCGCCGCTCCGCGCGATGCTCAACGATTGAGGGAAGCTTTGGATCGCAGTGTGGCGATTTCCGATGGCCCAACCGTGGTACGGTTCCCCAAAGGCAGCGTGCCCAATAACGTAGAAGCCGTCCGCCAGGAGCAGGATTTCGACGTCCTCTTCGAATCAGGCGCCACCGATAACGTTGAACAGGCACCTCAGAGGATCGTCATCGTCAACTACGGCAGCCTCGTGGCTCAGTCGCTCGCGGCAGCAGAGGAGCTCAAGTCTCGAGGCTACGCAGTGACTGTCGTTGATCCTCAGTGGGTGTTGCCGGTGAGCGAATCTCTTCTGGCAGAGCTCGCGCCCGCTGATCTCATTATTACGGTCGAGGACAATGGCATTCATGGCGGAGCTGGTTCTGCATTACAGATTGCGCTCAATAAGGCGGAATCCTCAGTGCCGGTGCGCAACATTGGTGTCCCGCAGGAATTCATCGCCCATGCGGAGCGCAATGAGGTATTGGAACAGCTCGGCTTGGACAAGGAAAGCGTGATCACTCGGGTCACTCACTGGGCGGAGAATCTCTAG